The nucleotide sequence GAGTAGCAGGGTTGGATTTGACTCAATTTCCATGCTTTTCTCATGGACATGCATGTCCATAGTCACTGGTAGGCAGTTTAAGTAGAGGACAAGTTATGTGTTAACTCTAAGCTCAGATTTACTGATATTTATACTTATAGAACACTAtttgaaagtctttttttaaagatctgctgttatttttgagagagagggagagagaaagagtgcgcgcataggggaggggcagagggagagagcctctatgctcagtgcagaacctgacactgggcttgatcccatgaccctgagatcatgacctgaactgaaactaagagttggacgcttaaccaactgtgccaccgaggcacccccaaaacaatcttttaaagcaatttttttaaatctattttacctttttttccctaaaaattgtCCAGGTAGGCAAGAGGTAAAATGACTTCCATTTTTATAGATGAAAGGGACACAAAGAAGTGACTATTTGAAATGCTGGTCTTGAGTTCCATTGGTAATACGTTTTCCACTAAACCCGTCTAGTTAACCAAATAATAATATTCAATTAAACCAATGATACATAAAATGCctataataaaatcaaaacaataacaTCATCTGAAGTGTTAAGGCTTCTTTAGGGGACTGCCATATTTATTGAGACTCTTTTGTCTGAAAAAGACAAGGTCAAGAAGAAACAGAGCTGAATTACAAAAGTATGAAAGGTATGGCTAAAGGAAAACCTTGACCTAGGAAGCACTCTTTAAAAATCTGAGCATGGTAGTACTTTGTATAGCACTTAAAACATTTATAGAACTTAGTATTCAAGGATGGTAATAGAAATACAGgtgcttttttaaaatgccacagttaattttttgaatgtcagagacacacacagctaTTAGTGAAGGTGGAATATACCTAATCTTCAAAATGAATGTTAGGTGACATCCCATAATGATGGAATCCTGGAACAGATGGAAGTATCTGAGTATCCATATCCCTAAGATCAGGGCAAAACTTTTAAACATTTGTCCATAGGCCAGTGTAAACCAGTccctatacatattttttatgtaCCCTGAAGGCAGAATTTTTCACCTTTCTGAGGTGATTACACCTCAGAAACTACACCCACCTTAATAATCTGCTTCATCCACTTTACTGCAAGTTGATTTTTCCTTACAGATGCAACCATAGAAGTTTCTTTTCCCTCACCCAAGACTTAAAATACAGTCAAGGCTTATATACAAATACAGAAGGCCTACatcaagtaaaaatgaaaaatttaactcaaaataatgcaTGCATGCTAAGTACATTGGTATACTCAATAAAAAATGAAGCCGGAGAGTTTACAAAGTTGGTGAGGTAAAACAATAGTTTCCAAGGAACTTACTTAATCAGACCTTcactagaaaacatttttaacaagGCCCCCCAAAGATTCTAGGCCTTAATTAGAAGTGTGGTTTAGGGAAGCACTTTAAACTTTCACTCTGTGTCAGATCACATATACAATAAAAGTTATAAATCacgtaatttttttaaaagactttatttatttatttaacagagagaaagagagggatagcaagagagggaatacaagcagggataatgggaatgggagaagcaggcttccctcgagcagggagtctgatatggggctctatcctaggaccttgggatcatgacctgagcagaagccagactgagccacccaggtggccatAAATCACGTAACTGAACAAAAAACTTCTTTATAGaaactatcaaataaatatctaCATACAAGAcggtttttaaaatgaaatgttatttgtATTCATAAAGATATATACACTAATCAAAAGCTATATAACATTAATAGTAAATCCAAGTACAAATGAAGATAATCCTCCAAATTCCATGTTTCATCGAGCATCAAAAACCACCACTGTATTAAAATGAGTTAAggacaaaaaaaatatttaaaaattatatgaaggATTTAACACTTCCAAGTCACTTTCTCTTTGCAATCAGCTAGTTATTTAATCTACAGTGTATAATAGATTGGAACTCAGTATTTACTATGGTAtttggaaatgggaaaaaaaaaaaaagacttcaatttTTATTAGTCCCCTTTCCATGTCACAAAAGACTAATGCACCAAAAAAACCTAAAGCAATGTTATCAAGGTAACTtagcagtttaaaaaatattttaattgtactaTTAATTACCACATAACAATGTACTTTCAGTCTTGTGGCTAATTTGTAAACCTTACTTTATCCATTAAGTAGCATTATACacagtatttgtatttatttctctttgtataatTTAGTTTGTCCATAAACTCAAAATCAAGGAGTATAAGTAAAATTCGGATCCTGTAAAAAAGGCTTATGAGAACTAAAGTCAACTAATATTCAGATATTTAATATATGCCTCTACACTGAATTTTTATTctgaacataaaaattaaatgattatgaAAATCCTAATCGAGCCCCTTTTTTGGTAGTCTGAAAGTTACTACCTTTTTTTAACACCAGAAATTAGTGTTTGACTAACAACCCAAGCATTATTCTTCATGTCCACCTACTTCATATTTAGCAAGTTAAAAGGATACATCTTTTAGTCCTTTTCTTGTACATTATTCTGTATCCACATTCTCTGCATCTGATTGGATCCctggattttatttcattttctgtgtgacattctaaaaaaaaaaggcatgtttATTCAGTGTCTAAAGGGCAAATAggataaaaaagcaaattatCTTAACTGTATTTTTCA is from Meles meles chromosome 1, mMelMel3.1 paternal haplotype, whole genome shotgun sequence and encodes:
- the POLR2K gene encoding DNA-directed RNA polymerases I, II, and III subunit RPABC4 — translated: MDTQKDVQPPKQQPMIYICGECHTENEIKSRDPIRCRECGYRIMYKKRTKRLVVFDAR